The Oncorhynchus nerka isolate Pitt River linkage group LG15, Oner_Uvic_2.0, whole genome shotgun sequence genome contains the following window.
TGGGAATGCCTTTCCACCTATCAGTAGACTGttatcattagcatcatcgctaacagctacacaGTGGTAGACAAACACGCACACAGACGGGCATTCCCGCGTTGCCTCTTCAGGAAGTTATaagttcaatacatttagttgatttcctTGTAAGTTCAGTACATTTTTTGAATACTGTTGAATTCTATTTTAGTGTCTGGATTCCGTCCGCGTTCTCCGCATTGCGGATTTTAAAGGGCCCTAGGTTTAGTTTAGTGCTAGGCTGGGTAGAGCTGTGGGCAAGGAATTCTTTGTGGTTAAGCACTCCTGTGACATGTCACCACCCAGCACCAGTCCTTCAGAGTACTGCTCGGTTGCTGTGTATCTTGCCCACTCTCTCTGTGGTTTGGCCTAAAGACTGCCTGCATCTGTCAGTGGGTGGGGTGGTGAGTTGTGTTTAGCTGAAGACCGAGCACGACAGGCCTGATTGGCTGTTTGTTTGGCACAGACAGGAAGGATGGAACATTCCCACGCAGAAGTTACTCTGTGGGCTGTTTTtgtaagagagggagaaaagagagtcAAAGGGaggagagtgtctgtctgtctttcgtTCAGCTGTCTATTTTTTCTCCACAATGTAACATCCCTCTCCTTGTTTTCTCCTGTAGAACATCATTAAGAAGGTGAACGGGCAGAAGTTTGTGTACCGCTTTGTCTCATACCCAGACATTCTGAAAGGGGATGCCTCTGTTCGGCCCGATGGGGAGGGGGGTGTAGGGGGTGGCCTGCCCCTCTCAGAGAGGGGGGACAACACATCCAGAGATGATGAGGgtggggacaggagtgaaggtgTGACAGCGACACGGGGGTCCAGTACTAAGCCGTCCAACCGTAATGACTACATCCACTCTGGTCTGTACACCTCGTTCACCCTCACCTCGCTGCAAAATGGACGGCAGCTGTTCAAGTCCATCAAGATGGAGAACCCCGGAGACAAGATGGCCGACAGGAAGTCCAATACCCGGGCCCAAGACCCACCCTCTCAGCCAATGCCATCGCCGTCAGTCATCAAGTTTGGGACCACCCCTCCCAAGAGAAGCCCTCCACCACCTCAGGTTACTATAGAAACATCCAATCCGCCATTGTACCCTCTCCAAGTCCCGCCTCCCATAGATGATGTAGTGAGGACACACTCCACCCTCCTGCCTCAGGCTGTGTACGCGTTTGAGCAAGCCAAGACCTTGGAATCCTCGAATCTTCGAATCCTGCATAGTTTCAGCTTATCAAAGTTGCCCTCTCGGAGTCCCTCCCCCAGCATGGTGCCGGACTCCACCCAGGAGCTGGTGATTGACAGTGACATCGAGTCCATCTCCTCCCAACCGACAGAGATTCAGATACAGGCGGTAAGAATAATGTGCACACACACCTTCTGCGACATGGAGTCCATCTTTGTCCAATCCACTGAGATGTAGATTACTCAACACGAAGATGGATTTAGCATTCATGTTTTTGCTTTCTGTGATTCAACTGACTGtgcttcctcattctctctccctttctctgtcaggTGCAGAGTTCTGGCCATGTGTCATGTGGTGAGGTATGTGGAGGAAATGGGGACAAGGGAGGGAATAGGGAGATGAGTTTGTCTCCGGTGTGTGTGAGTGGCCATATCACAGGGGGCAAGGCCCGCAAGCCTCCTAAAGTCCTGGAGCTTTCCACTCCTACACTGGTGGTCACGGCCTCTGACCTTTCACCTATGAACCTCTACAGCCCCTCACTACCCACCGCCTCTCTCACGCCAGCACTGctacaggtgagacacacacacacacatttttccaCAATCTTTACACTCCACACTCACAGTATTGTTTAAGATTTATTCTTGATTAGGAGAAGATACATTTACGATTAGGGATGAGGTGACATGTAAACAAACGTCATTGATAGTTTTTCCCCAGCAGATGGCAGCAGTGTTGTAGTTTTATTGAACACACTTCCTCTCTGACTGAACTGATATGCCAAGACAACAGCTGTTGTCATTCCTTTGGCCTGTCAATGGGATGTTGGCCGTTTGACCACATGTTCCTGTTGTGATCATAATATTAGATTATATCAGCAGGACCTGACAATGGTCTCATTATTCTCTCAGATTTTCCCTCTGTGGGTTAACATCTATGCTACTGCGGTCATGAGATGGCTCCGTTGGAGCCAGCCCCTGGCCAGCTTCTCATCTGGGTTGGCTTTGCCTTGGGCTGCTGGTAAACAATCAAAACCTCCATTATGGATACAAAAGAGAatgttgttttcaattaaaatactATCACTTACAGCTCTAAATTCAGGTTTGAAAATATTTTTGTACCAATTGGTGATAATTTTGAGATATTCCCAAATGGCAACTTGAGTATGTTTTAAGTTTTTTTCCTGACAttgtttctgtctttctcctaactactagtgtgtgtgtgtttacagacgcCCACTCTGTTGCTGACCCCCAGTCCACTGCTGTCTAACATCCACTTCTGGAGCACGCTCAGTCCGGTGGCTCCCCTCAGTCCTGCCACCCGCCGCCAGCAGGGAGCACACACCCTGTTCCAGGTCAGAACACACCCCACCTCTCTCATTGCAatcctctctcatccctttctGCACTTCAGTGTCTTTCTCTCATCACGCTTTCTGTCCTCGTTGGTTCCTGCTCGagcctgttctgtctctgtgtctctgctctATACTGTATCTTCTATTT
Protein-coding sequences here:
- the LOC115143234 gene encoding ETS domain-containing protein Elk-4-like isoform X2: MDSSVTLWQFLLQLLLDPTNDQLICWTNEEGEFKLLQAEEVAKLWGARKNKPNMNYDKLSRALRYYYDKNIIKKVNGQKFVYRFVSYPDILKGDASVRPDGEGGVGGGLPLSERGDNTSRDDEGGDRSEGVTATRGSSTKPSNRNDYIHSGLYTSFTLTSLQNGRQLFKSIKMENPGDKMADRKSNTRAQDPPSQPMPSPSVIKFGTTPPKRSPPPPQVTIETSNPPLYPLQVPPPIDDVVRTHSTLLPQAVYAFEQAKTLESSNLRILHSFSLSKLPSRSPSPSMVPDSTQELVIDSDIESISSQPTEIQIQASSGHVSCGEVCGGNGDKGGNREMSLSPVCVSGHITGGKARKPPKVLELSTPTLVVTASDLSPMNLYSPSLPTASLTPALLQTPTLLLTPSPLLSNIHFWSTLSPVAPLSPATRRQQGAHTLFQFPSVLTPHFHIPTHSLDGTNTPGPLTPDSHKT
- the LOC115143234 gene encoding ETS domain-containing protein Elk-4-like isoform X1, which translates into the protein MDSSVTLWQFLLQLLLDPTNDQLICWTNEEGEFKLLQAEEVAKLWGARKNKPNMNYDKLSRALRYYYDKNIIKKVNGQKFVYRFVSYPDILKGDASVRPDGEGGVGGGLPLSERGDNTSRDDEGGDRSEGVTATRGSSTKPSNRNDYIHSGLYTSFTLTSLQNGRQLFKSIKMENPGDKMADRKSNTRAQDPPSQPMPSPSVIKFGTTPPKRSPPPPQVTIETSNPPLYPLQVPPPIDDVVRTHSTLLPQAVYAFEQAKTLESSNLRILHSFSLSKLPSRSPSPSMVPDSTQELVIDSDIESISSQPTEIQIQAVQSSGHVSCGEVCGGNGDKGGNREMSLSPVCVSGHITGGKARKPPKVLELSTPTLVVTASDLSPMNLYSPSLPTASLTPALLQTPTLLLTPSPLLSNIHFWSTLSPVAPLSPATRRQQGAHTLFQFPSVLTPHFHIPTHSLDGTNTPGPLTPDSHKT
- the LOC115143234 gene encoding ETS domain-containing protein Elk-4-like isoform X3; protein product: MDSSVTLWQFLLQLLLDPTNDQLICWTNEEGEFKLLQAEEVAKLWGARKNKPNMNYDKLSRALRYYYDKNIIKKVNGQKFVYRFVSYPDILKGDASVRPDGEGGVGGGLPLSERGDNTSRDDEGGDRSEGVTATRGSSTKPSNRNDYIHSGLYTSFTLTSLQNGRQLFKSIKMENPGDKMADRKSNTRAQDPPSQPMPSPSVIKFGTTPPKRSPPPPQVTIETSNPPLYPLQVPPPIDDVVRTHSTLLPQAVYAFEQAKTLESSNLRILHSFSLSKLPSRSPSPSMVPDSTQELVIDSDIESISSQPTEIQIQAVQSSGHVSCGEVCGGNGDKGGNREMSLSPVCVSGHITGGKARKPPKVLELSTPTLVVTASDLSPMNLYSPSLPTASLTPALLQIFPLWVNIYATAVMRWLRWSQPLASFSSGLALPWAADAHSVADPQSTAV